From Leptidea sinapis chromosome 3, ilLepSina1.1, whole genome shotgun sequence, a single genomic window includes:
- the LOC126978725 gene encoding UDP-glucosyltransferase 2-like isoform X1, translating into MPVFHKVILFLFFVFLQYLHFCNSAKILAVFPVPSYSHNLVVRPIFHELLKKGHEVTVLTTHPNYLEGERPENLTEIKLYNEVIHHKIANIVKNEFNLDTTDFRKSKLLLQSGLNLVFDVQLQLDEVKRLFQDKDNKFDLLLLEANVHYNLIFLNRFRVPAIQLGILGGIYGIYESVGANTHRNLYPLPVINYFNPSTIYNEITEQLENIVNEIRFRRIEDDDHQMLSRHFGPTTPTINEMRKSIDMIMLRINSIWDFNRPVPPNLRYIGEINNYDNNELQADIQILLDSSQNGVIYVSFGTSIPAYMLSDEKLNILIKAFASLPFCFIWKLENYIPNLPENIKIGKWFNQEKILGHPNVKLFITHGGLRSTEEAIFAEVPLIGIPMLFDQGFNVEHYVRHNIGVRLDFKTMTADQLIQTVVNVMDNNTYRSNISKLKKVMMEESITSLDKSVWWIEYVLRHGGAKHLRGPAANMSWTDYYEMELLLLILLFIMSLIYLIFYLVKVFVFLVCVRMLKS; encoded by the exons ATGCCAGTTTTTCATAAGGTgattctatttttgttttttgttttcctACAATATCTACATTTCTGTAATTCAGCTAAAATTTTAGCAGTGTTCCCTGTGCCTTCCTATAGTCATAATCTTGTAGTGAGACCAATATTTCATgagttattaaaaaaaggaCATGAGGTTACTGTTTTAACCACCCATCCAAATTATTTAGAAGGTGAACGTCCTGAAAATCTAACTGAAATAAAGTTATATAATGAAGTTATTCACCATAAAATAGcaaatatagtaaaaaatgaATTCAACCTAGATACTACAGATTTTAGGAAATCAAAACTGTTATTGCAAAGTGGACTTAATTTAGTATTTGATGTACAACTACAATTGGATGAAGTGAAGCGATTATTCCAAGACAAAGACAACAAGTTTGATTTGCTTTTGCTGGAAGCAAATGttcattacaatttaatatttttaaatcgatTCAGAGTACCTGCTATTCAGCTTGGGATTTTGGGAGGTATTTATGGAATTTACGAATCTGTGGGCGCAAATACTCACAGAAATTTATATCCTTTGCctgttatcaattattttaaccCATCAACAATATATAATGAAATCACTGAACAGTTAGAAAACATTGTAAACGAAATACGTTTCCGTCGCATAGAAGACGATGACCACCAAATGCTTTCTAGACATTTTGGTCCAACTACACCAACTATAAATGAAATGAGAAAGTCCATTGATATGATTATGTTGAGGATTAACTCAATTTGGGACTTTAATCGCCCAGTTCCACCAAATTTAAGATATATaggtgaaattaataattatgacaataatgAATTGCAAGCg GATATTCAAATACTTCTAGATTCATCTCAAAATGGTGTAATTTATGTTAGCTTTGGAACAAGTATTCCAGCATACATGTTATCAGATGAGAAACTAAATATTCTTATAAAAGCATTTGCTTCCCTGCCGTTCTGTTTTATTTGGAAGTTAGAAAATTATATACCCAATTTACctgaaaatatcaaaatcgggAAATGGTTTAATCAAGAGAAAATTTTAG GCCATCCAAACGTCAAACTATTCATAACTCATGGAGGACTAAGATCAACAGAAGAAGCAATATTTGCTGAAGTTCCACTTATAGGAATTCCAATGCTATTTGATCAAGGATTTAATGTAGAACATTATGTACGACACAACATTGGTGTTCGACTGGATTTCAAAACTATGACAGCGGATCAACTAATCCAGACAGTTGTAAATGTTATGGATAATAATAC GTATCGAAGTAATATCTCAAAGTTGAAAAAAGTCATGATGGAAGAATCAATTACATCACTCGATAAATCGGTTTGGTGGATTGAATATGTGTTACGTCACGGAGGTGCTAAGCATCTGCGTGGACCCGCAGCTAACATGTCTTGGACAGATTACTATGAAATGGAGCTGTTactcttaattttattatttattatgtctcttatttatttaattttttatttggtgaaagtttttgttttcttaGTTTGTGTACGGATGCTTAAAAGTTAA
- the LOC126978725 gene encoding UDP-glucuronosyltransferase 2B20-like isoform X2: MRPIFHELLKKGHEVTVLTTHPNYLEGERPENLTEIKLYNEVIHHKIANIVKNEFNLDTTDFRKSKLLLQSGLNLVFDVQLQLDEVKRLFQDKDNKFDLLLLEANVHYNLIFLNRFRVPAIQLGILGGIYGIYESVGANTHRNLYPLPVINYFNPSTIYNEITEQLENIVNEIRFRRIEDDDHQMLSRHFGPTTPTINEMRKSIDMIMLRINSIWDFNRPVPPNLRYIGEINNYDNNELQADIQILLDSSQNGVIYVSFGTSIPAYMLSDEKLNILIKAFASLPFCFIWKLENYIPNLPENIKIGKWFNQEKILGHPNVKLFITHGGLRSTEEAIFAEVPLIGIPMLFDQGFNVEHYVRHNIGVRLDFKTMTADQLIQTVVNVMDNNTYRSNISKLKKVMMEESITSLDKSVWWIEYVLRHGGAKHLRGPAANMSWTDYYEMELLLLILLFIMSLIYLIFYLVKVFVFLVCVRMLKS, encoded by the exons A TGAGACCAATATTTCATgagttattaaaaaaaggaCATGAGGTTACTGTTTTAACCACCCATCCAAATTATTTAGAAGGTGAACGTCCTGAAAATCTAACTGAAATAAAGTTATATAATGAAGTTATTCACCATAAAATAGcaaatatagtaaaaaatgaATTCAACCTAGATACTACAGATTTTAGGAAATCAAAACTGTTATTGCAAAGTGGACTTAATTTAGTATTTGATGTACAACTACAATTGGATGAAGTGAAGCGATTATTCCAAGACAAAGACAACAAGTTTGATTTGCTTTTGCTGGAAGCAAATGttcattacaatttaatatttttaaatcgatTCAGAGTACCTGCTATTCAGCTTGGGATTTTGGGAGGTATTTATGGAATTTACGAATCTGTGGGCGCAAATACTCACAGAAATTTATATCCTTTGCctgttatcaattattttaaccCATCAACAATATATAATGAAATCACTGAACAGTTAGAAAACATTGTAAACGAAATACGTTTCCGTCGCATAGAAGACGATGACCACCAAATGCTTTCTAGACATTTTGGTCCAACTACACCAACTATAAATGAAATGAGAAAGTCCATTGATATGATTATGTTGAGGATTAACTCAATTTGGGACTTTAATCGCCCAGTTCCACCAAATTTAAGATATATaggtgaaattaataattatgacaataatgAATTGCAAGCg GATATTCAAATACTTCTAGATTCATCTCAAAATGGTGTAATTTATGTTAGCTTTGGAACAAGTATTCCAGCATACATGTTATCAGATGAGAAACTAAATATTCTTATAAAAGCATTTGCTTCCCTGCCGTTCTGTTTTATTTGGAAGTTAGAAAATTATATACCCAATTTACctgaaaatatcaaaatcgggAAATGGTTTAATCAAGAGAAAATTTTAG GCCATCCAAACGTCAAACTATTCATAACTCATGGAGGACTAAGATCAACAGAAGAAGCAATATTTGCTGAAGTTCCACTTATAGGAATTCCAATGCTATTTGATCAAGGATTTAATGTAGAACATTATGTACGACACAACATTGGTGTTCGACTGGATTTCAAAACTATGACAGCGGATCAACTAATCCAGACAGTTGTAAATGTTATGGATAATAATAC GTATCGAAGTAATATCTCAAAGTTGAAAAAAGTCATGATGGAAGAATCAATTACATCACTCGATAAATCGGTTTGGTGGATTGAATATGTGTTACGTCACGGAGGTGCTAAGCATCTGCGTGGACCCGCAGCTAACATGTCTTGGACAGATTACTATGAAATGGAGCTGTTactcttaattttattatttattatgtctcttatttatttaattttttatttggtgaaagtttttgttttcttaGTTTGTGTACGGATGCTTAAAAGTTAA
- the LOC126978725 gene encoding UDP-glucosyltransferase 2-like isoform X3, producing MELSSVLGLALWQQVPAIQLGILGGIYGIYESVGANTHRNLYPLPVINYFNPSTIYNEITEQLENIVNEIRFRRIEDDDHQMLSRHFGPTTPTINEMRKSIDMIMLRINSIWDFNRPVPPNLRYIGEINNYDNNELQADIQILLDSSQNGVIYVSFGTSIPAYMLSDEKLNILIKAFASLPFCFIWKLENYIPNLPENIKIGKWFNQEKILGHPNVKLFITHGGLRSTEEAIFAEVPLIGIPMLFDQGFNVEHYVRHNIGVRLDFKTMTADQLIQTVVNVMDNNTYRSNISKLKKVMMEESITSLDKSVWWIEYVLRHGGAKHLRGPAANMSWTDYYEMELLLLILLFIMSLIYLIFYLVKVFVFLVCVRMLKS from the exons ATGGAATTGTCTAGTGTTCTTGGTTTGGCATTATGGCAGCA AGTACCTGCTATTCAGCTTGGGATTTTGGGAGGTATTTATGGAATTTACGAATCTGTGGGCGCAAATACTCACAGAAATTTATATCCTTTGCctgttatcaattattttaaccCATCAACAATATATAATGAAATCACTGAACAGTTAGAAAACATTGTAAACGAAATACGTTTCCGTCGCATAGAAGACGATGACCACCAAATGCTTTCTAGACATTTTGGTCCAACTACACCAACTATAAATGAAATGAGAAAGTCCATTGATATGATTATGTTGAGGATTAACTCAATTTGGGACTTTAATCGCCCAGTTCCACCAAATTTAAGATATATaggtgaaattaataattatgacaataatgAATTGCAAGCg GATATTCAAATACTTCTAGATTCATCTCAAAATGGTGTAATTTATGTTAGCTTTGGAACAAGTATTCCAGCATACATGTTATCAGATGAGAAACTAAATATTCTTATAAAAGCATTTGCTTCCCTGCCGTTCTGTTTTATTTGGAAGTTAGAAAATTATATACCCAATTTACctgaaaatatcaaaatcgggAAATGGTTTAATCAAGAGAAAATTTTAG GCCATCCAAACGTCAAACTATTCATAACTCATGGAGGACTAAGATCAACAGAAGAAGCAATATTTGCTGAAGTTCCACTTATAGGAATTCCAATGCTATTTGATCAAGGATTTAATGTAGAACATTATGTACGACACAACATTGGTGTTCGACTGGATTTCAAAACTATGACAGCGGATCAACTAATCCAGACAGTTGTAAATGTTATGGATAATAATAC GTATCGAAGTAATATCTCAAAGTTGAAAAAAGTCATGATGGAAGAATCAATTACATCACTCGATAAATCGGTTTGGTGGATTGAATATGTGTTACGTCACGGAGGTGCTAAGCATCTGCGTGGACCCGCAGCTAACATGTCTTGGACAGATTACTATGAAATGGAGCTGTTactcttaattttattatttattatgtctcttatttatttaattttttatttggtgaaagtttttgttttcttaGTTTGTGTACGGATGCTTAAAAGTTAA
- the LOC126978699 gene encoding UDP-glucosyltransferase 2-like: MQVIAVNIFMFTVLSFNSDAAKILAVFPTPSISHQVVFRPIVQALAKKGHEVIVITPDPAFPKGKSPANLTEVDVHDLSYNAIRPDFLNEFMGDNIKAIMNIGETLELMIDIFEKQIQVPEVRDLMNDETTKFDMILVEAYTQTALGFGHFYKAPVIQISSLGMDPYIYNCFGAPSHPFLYPSIAAYRLYNLSIAEKIFELVRTALYAYIAYPSFEYGHAMMKRNFGKDVPNQVSLQNDVKMLFLNEHPIWSDSHPVPPNIKFLGGIHQTPTKALPQDLKKYLDTSEYGVIYVSFGSNAKPSRIPRDKINVMIKIFSTLPYDILWKWDADDLPGKSDNINFFKWLPQSDLLKHPNIKIFITQGGLQSTDEAINAAVPLIGIPLFGDQWYNVEKYVHHGIGIKLDILTLTENEFKVALEEILGNKSYRNNILRLRSLMREHPIPPVDMAVWWIEHILRFGSEHLKSPAAGLSLTQYYEIPLVLTIASIIFFILLVIIFIVWYFLHSICYYLKPTKKDQLVKCKTN; the protein is encoded by the exons ATGCAAGTCATCGCGgttaacatatttatgtttaCTGTGCTTTCATTCAATTCAGATGCAGCTAAAATATTAGCAGTGTTCCCAACGCCGTCTATAAGTCATCAAGTTGTGTTCCGTCCAATAGTGCAAGCGTTAGCTAAAAAGGGCCATGAAGTTATAGTTATCACACCAGATCCCGCTTTTCCCAAAGGTAAATCTCCTGCAAACTTAACGGAAGTTGACGTTCATGATTTGTCATATAATGCTATCAGACCAGACTTTCTTAACGAATTTATGGGCGataatataaaagctattaTGAATATAGGAGAAACATTGGAATTGATGATTGATATATTTGAGAAACAAATACAGGTCCCCGAAGTAAGAGATTTAATGAATGATGAAACGACAAAATTTGACATGATACTTGTGGAAGCATATACACAAACAGCTTTAGGATTTGGACATTTCTATAAAGCTCCGGTGATACAAATAAGTTCACTTGGTATGGATCCGTATATATACAATTGCTTTGGGGCGCCTAGTCATCCATTTCTCTACCCATCCATTGCAGCGTACAGATTGTACAATTTGTCAATagcagaaaaaatatttgaactcgTTCGAACAGCTCTTTATGCATATATCGCATATCCTAGTTTTGAATATGGTCATGCAATGATGAAGAGAAATTTTGGAAAAGATGTTCCAAACCAAGTGTCTTTACAAAATGAtgtgaaaatgttatttttgaatgAACATCCTATTTGGAGTGATAGTCATCCTGTTCCACCAAACATAAAATTCTTAGGAGGAATTCATCAGACTCCCACAAAAGCATTACCACAG gatcttaaaaaatatttggatacgTCAGAATATGGtgttatttatgtaagttttgGCAGTAACGCAAAACCTTCTCGGATTCCACGAGACAAAATTAATgtgatgataaaaatattctCTACTTTACCTTACGATATACTATGGAAATGGGATGCAGATGATCTACCTGGGAAAtcagataatattaatttttttaaatggctgCCACAATCGGATTTGTTAA AGCATcccaatatcaaaatatttataacacaaGGTGGACTTCAGTCTACTGATGAAGCAATAAATGCTGCAGTTCCCCTTATTGGAATACCGCTTTTCGGTGATCAGTGGTACAACGTTGAAAAATACGTTCACCACGGAATTGGTATAAAGCTCGATATATTAACTTTGACTGAAAATGAATTCAAAGTAGCATTGGAGGAAATACTTGGAAATAAGAG TTACAGAAACAATATTCTACGACTTCGTTCCCTTATGCGGGAACATCCAATACCACCCGTTGATATGGCAGTATGGTGGATAGAGCATATCCTACGATTTGGTTCTGAACACCTGAAATCACCAGCTGCGGGACTTTCGTTAACACAGTATTATGAAATACCATTGGTCTTAACAATTGCTtctataattttctttattctattagtaattatttttattgtgtgGTATTTTCTTCattcaatttgttattatttgaaGCCCACAAAAAAGGATCAGCTAGTAAAatgtaaaacaaattaa